In Paenibacillus hexagrammi, the following are encoded in one genomic region:
- a CDS encoding Mu transposase domain-containing protein, translating to MCRKQDPESKGRIENVVKYVKRNFARHRLFANLDRLNEDCVAWLHRTGNAKIHHTTKKIPAEVYALEKEHLRPVHTKINSLPPSITRTVRKDNTIWYEGNRYSVPLGTYDGTDKQVSIQVTEMGRLAIRDLDSGQLLAEHPLATGNGQLVQNTNHKRDRTKGIAAYIQTVAEAFPDPTAASPFLNEIYNRKPRYIRDQLQLIQRALEPAEPDAVTKALGYCIKHRLYRATDFADAVEHYKRPRPPEIPSEAPLKLLSDQDQSKRKVKPQIREFDAYKAILTGGQR from the coding sequence ATGTGCAGGAAACAAGATCCTGAAAGTAAAGGCCGCATCGAAAATGTAGTCAAGTATGTAAAGCGAAACTTCGCAAGGCATCGCCTCTTCGCTAACCTAGACAGGCTCAATGAAGACTGTGTAGCTTGGCTCCATCGCACGGGAAATGCCAAGATCCATCACACCACTAAAAAAATACCGGCCGAAGTCTATGCTCTTGAAAAAGAGCACCTCCGCCCGGTCCACACAAAAATAAACTCGCTACCACCAAGTATAACAAGGACCGTTCGGAAGGACAACACCATTTGGTATGAAGGAAACCGGTATTCAGTTCCGCTTGGAACCTATGACGGGACAGACAAGCAAGTGAGTATTCAGGTTACGGAAATGGGGCGCCTAGCGATTCGAGATCTGGACAGCGGGCAACTATTGGCCGAACATCCACTGGCCACAGGCAATGGACAACTCGTTCAGAACACCAATCACAAACGAGATCGAACGAAGGGCATTGCAGCCTACATCCAAACCGTAGCGGAAGCATTCCCAGACCCAACAGCGGCTAGCCCCTTCCTAAACGAGATTTACAACCGTAAGCCCCGGTACATTAGGGACCAATTACAGCTCATTCAGCGTGCTTTGGAGCCCGCAGAGCCGGATGCTGTAACGAAGGCTTTGGGTTACTGTATCAAACACCGTTTGTATCGGGCAACCGACTTTGCTGATGCAGTGGAGCATTACAAGAGGCCGAGACCACCGGAAATTCCCTCAGAAGCTCCTCTAAAACTGCTAAGCGATCAAGATCAGTCCAAGCGTAAAGTCAAGCCCCAAATTCGGGAGTTCGACGCCTACAAGGCCATTCTTACGGGGGGACAGCGATGA
- a CDS encoding helix-turn-helix domain-containing protein: protein MYFSILGMKEQGLKITQIARKLEVSRNTVYKFLEMNPDEFSKYLEQLETRQKKLDGYESSILQWLREYPDLSAAQIHDWLKERFQVQNISEGTVRNYVRDLRKKYNIPKVMQARQYEAVQDPPPGYQLQVDFGETKLRNLQGNLVRLWFMGFVLSHSRHKYVQWLDRPFTTKDVVDMHEEAFAFFGGIRRRLFTTRTICFLPARIMEICYSRMSLQVMLSSGIFESECAGNKILKVKAASKM from the coding sequence ATGTACTTCTCCATACTCGGAATGAAGGAGCAGGGCTTAAAGATCACACAAATTGCACGAAAGCTAGAGGTATCCAGAAATACGGTGTACAAGTTCTTGGAAATGAATCCAGATGAATTTAGTAAATATTTGGAACAACTGGAGACTAGACAAAAGAAGTTAGATGGATATGAATCGTCCATTCTACAATGGTTGCGGGAATATCCCGACCTGTCGGCTGCTCAAATTCACGACTGGCTCAAGGAACGGTTTCAGGTGCAGAACATTTCAGAGGGAACAGTGCGAAACTACGTAAGGGACCTTCGGAAAAAGTACAACATCCCCAAAGTCATGCAAGCCAGACAATACGAGGCTGTACAAGATCCTCCTCCGGGTTATCAGCTACAAGTAGACTTCGGGGAAACAAAGCTCCGGAATCTTCAGGGAAATTTGGTGCGGTTGTGGTTCATGGGATTCGTCTTGTCCCATTCCAGGCATAAATATGTACAGTGGTTGGACCGTCCCTTTACTACGAAGGATGTGGTGGATATGCATGAGGAAGCGTTCGCATTCTTCGGTGGGATCCGCAGGAGATTGTTTACGACCAGGACCATCTGCTTCTTACCAGCGAGAATCATGGAGATTTGTTATTCACGCATGAGTTTGCAAGTTATGTTAAGCAGCGGGATTTTCGAATCCGAATGTGCAGGAAACAAGATCCTGAAAGTAAAGGCCGCATCGAAAATGTAG
- a CDS encoding DUF2716 domain-containing protein, translating to MNTTTLDEIHPKHIKTRGIPMNNWISLRDDEYRRVWDKFYKDFSFKPSIDPQNWPSFTINLPYVTFELTKNYNNEDIDELEEIYKAALRSCLEPEEYIYALDWQHESFLYSPYLQDTIPSISFYPDGDYYLFLRKDFSFGFLGHPWEHSITIFGEELIKKLLIHKPRIFNGIIRRSG from the coding sequence ATGAATACAACAACGTTAGATGAGATTCATCCAAAACATATTAAAACAAGAGGTATACCAATGAATAATTGGATTTCATTACGTGATGATGAATACAGAAGAGTATGGGATAAATTCTATAAAGACTTTTCGTTCAAACCAAGTATAGATCCTCAGAACTGGCCATCATTTACTATTAATTTACCTTATGTAACTTTTGAATTAACGAAGAACTACAATAACGAAGATATTGATGAATTAGAAGAGATCTATAAAGCTGCTTTAAGATCCTGTTTAGAACCAGAAGAATACATTTATGCTCTTGATTGGCAGCATGAATCGTTTCTTTATTCTCCATATTTACAAGACACAATCCCAAGTATTTCATTTTACCCTGATGGAGATTATTACTTGTTCTTAAGGAAAGATTTTAGTTTTGGTTTTTTAGGTCATCCATGGGAACATAGCATTACAATATTTGGTGAAGAACTTATAAAAAAATTACTAATACATAAACCGAGGATTTTTAATGGGATAATTCGAAGAAGCGGATGA
- a CDS encoding DUF4372 domain-containing protein, whose translation MDKDTLFSSFGKWLEPICSKTFKEHIAETHQDKYVKKLTTPAYLKLFLHAQLQQRVLDREKSLMMFFRKNSKRNSGLNRFQRRN comes from the coding sequence ATGGACAAGGATACCCTATTTTCTTCATTTGGTAAATGGCTAGAGCCAATTTGTTCCAAAACGTTCAAAGAGCATATCGCTGAGACTCATCAAGATAAGTATGTGAAAAAACTAACGACACCGGCCTACCTAAAGTTATTCCTACACGCTCAGTTGCAGCAACGCGTGTTGGATCGCGAGAAATCGCTGATGATGTTCTTTCGGAAGAATTCCAAAAGGAACTCGGGCTTGAATCGATTTCAGCGGCGCAACTAA